The genomic region TTTTGTTTTAGATGGTAAAGGGCGCAAGATGAGTAAATCTATTGGAAATACGGTCCTTCCTGAAAAAGTTATTAAAAATATGGGAGCCGATATCATTCGTTTGTGGGTGTCATCTGTTGATTATGAATCTGATGTTCGTATTAGTGATGAAATTCTAAAACAAGTTTCTGAAACTTATCGTAAAATTCGTAACACGATGCGCTTTTTAGTAGGAAATACAGAAGACTTTAATCCAGCTGAGGATCGGGTTCCATACGAAGAACTGGGGTCGGTTGATCAATACATGCTTGTACGCTTAAATCAAGTGATTGATACTTGCGTAAAGGCGTATGAAGACTACCATTTCTCAACTATTTATCAAACTATTATGAATTTCTGTACGCTGGAACTATCATCTTTCTACTTAAATTTTGCTAAAGATGTGGTTTACATTGAAGCAGAAGACAATAAAGCACGTCGCGCAATGCAAACTGTATTTTATGACGCTGTAGTAAGTATGACACGCTTATTAACACCAATCATTCCACATACCAGTGAAGAAATTTGGGAGTATTTAAAAGAAGAAGAAGAGTATGTACAGTTAGCAGAATTTCCGAAAGCAGTTTTCCCAGAAGATAAAGATGCTGTTTTAGCCAAATGGAATAAGTTCTTTGAACTACGCGATCAAATTCTGAAAGCTTTAGAAGAAGCTCGTAATGAGAAAATTATTGGTAAATCGTTTGAGGCACATCTAACCTTGAAGGTAAATAAAGAAACGGCTGCTTTGTTTGAGTCCATTGATTCTGATCTAGCACAACTACTGATTGTTTCACAATTAGTAGTTATTGAAACCGAACAGCCAGAAGCAATGATTGTCGAAGTGACACATGCTAAAGGAGAAACGTGTGAACGTTGCCGTGCGATTAAGCCAGAAGTTGGTACCATTGAAGATGCTCCAACTTTATGTGCACGCTGTGCTCATATTGTCCGTGTCTCATTCCCGGAAGCTTTAATACCTGAGGAAGAAGTATAAGAATATTTAAAAAATTAAGGAGAATGCCCTGAGAAAAAATCTTAGGACGTTCTCTTTGTTTGTAAGGAATTGTTATCTTGGTATAGAAAAAAACAGGGGTATTTAAACGCTTTCAAATGAAGGAACTTGCTTTTTTAAATAAACTTCATTATAATTAAGATAGTAATTTAGAATATAGATAATTATTTAGTTTTGCGATATTCGCACAATATAGTAAAAAAATTTATATCATTAAGTTACTAGAAAATATTTTTTGGAGGTACTGTAAAGTATGGAACAAGGTAAAGTAAAATGGTTTAATGCAGAAAAAGGATTTGGATTTATCGAAGTTGATGGAGGAGAAGACGTATTCGTACATTTCTCAGCTATTCAAGACGAAGGTTTTAAAACATTAGAAGAAGGACAAGACGTTCAATTCGACATCGTTGAAGGCGACCGTGGTCCTCAAGCAGCTAATGTAACTAAACTATAATAGTTAGTTTCTACTTTGTAAATTCAAAGGCATCGTAACTTTAGTTACGATGCCTTTTTCTATACAAAAGAGGATGGAATAAAAAATTCCATCCTCTAAGTCTGCTTATAATTTATCTTTTTGTTCTACTTAAGAAGAACGATACGATAAATATTAGTACAAGGGCACCAATTAAGGCAGGTATGATGTAGAATCCACCAATTTCAAATCCCCATTCTCCTAATAGAGAAGTACCGATCCATGAACCAATAAAACCTGCAATAATATTGCCAATAATTCCGCCTGGGATATCTCTTCCCATAATTGACCCTGCAATAGCGCCTAATACGCCTCCAACTATAAGTGACCAAATTAAACTCATTCTAACTCCTCCTTTACTTTTTTGTCATAGCATTACTTGGCTATATCTTTATTATAAGGGAGATAGGTTAAAATTCATAATAATAACCCTTGATATTAGTTTATAATATAAAAAACTCAAATCTAAGTTAAGCGTTCGTTCTCTTCTTTTTGTAAATTTAAAAGTTGCTCGCGGAGTTGATTCTCCATAGAAGACAATTCTTTCTCTGCATCCAAGCGTTTCGAGCGGCCTTCTTTTTGAATTCTAAGCGTTTCTTGTAAAGTTTCGATGAGGTCTTGCTGTGTTTTTTCCAAAGTCTCGATATCAATAATTCCACGCTCATTTTCTTGAGCCGTTTCAATGGCAGAAATTTTTAGCATTTCTGAGTTTTTAAGCATGAGATCATTAGTCGTTTGAGAAACTTGTCGTTGCGCTGTCACAGCATCTTTTTGACGTAAAAGTGTCATAGCAATGGCTACTTGATTTTTCCAAAGTGGAATTGCAGTATGAATTGAAGCTTGAATTTTTTCAGCCAAAGCTTGATTTGTATTTTGAATCAAGCGAATTTGTGGGGCTTGCTGAATCGTCATTTGACGCGTTAACAGTAAATCGTGTGTCCGTTTTTCAAGTCGGTCAAGAAATTGATTAAGGTCATTAACTGTTTGCACATCCATTTGACTGGAAGTCTTCTCTGCCTGTTCGATTGCTTGTGGAATGATCGTTTCTTGTAATTCTTGACGCTTTACTTCACCAGCAGCAATATAAATATTGAGCGCATGAAAATAATCTTCATTTTTTTTATAAAGTTGTTCTAAAATAATATTATCATTTAATAAGCCGTTTTTCTCGTGTTCCAATTTGATCGCAATTTTATCAATTTGCGCACCAATTTGTTGGTATTTAGCTGTAATTTCATAAACACTTTGTCTAACTTTACCAAACATTTTTCTAAAAATATTCTTGTCTTCTGCTTGTAAGTCAGCGGGACTAGCTTCGTTCAGTTTAAACATGAGTTCATTCAATGAGTCTCCAAGCTCCCCAATGTCTTGGTTTTGAACGTGATCTAACATGGAATGTGAAAAGTCACCTAATTTTTTTTGAGCTGCTGCACCGTAGCTAATAATAGCAGACATATTTTTTTCGTCTATTTGGGCTGCTAAGGCTCGCGCTTGTCGCTGGCTTTCCTCCGGCAAACGTGAAATCAGTGGGTCAACTGTTTTCGTATTCATGAGTTTATTTTTTTCTGTTTCTAATTGGTCTGTATTAGCAAAGGGATCAGTAAAAGGGTTGGCTAATAAGTCTTCTAATTCTTGGTTGACATCTTTCTGTTCATTATCCAATCTTATTCCTCCTATAGTTCAGTTTCTGATGGTTCTTTCACAACTTGAGTATTATTATCGCTTTCACGTCCATAATTCGCAAGTTCGATTTCTATTTCAGCACGATTTAAGTCATTAGCCATAAAGTCACGATAGCTACTTTCTATTTGTTGGCAAAGTGCATCAATTGCTTCAGCGCTTTTAGCCAGTATTTGATAAGTTTCTTTTGTCTTGGAAAGATGACTATCTATTTCAATGTAGTGACTGGTTAACTCTTTTAAATTGGGGAGTTGCGTGTATAAAAAAGTATTAACATCGTGTAAACGATTAGGTTGTTCAACGATGTGTCTAAAAAAATCTTTTAGTACTGGCATGGTATGGTTACGGCTCGTTATAGCTAAAAGCTTGGTGTTTTTTTTAATGTTTTTCTCTATTTCGTAAATGTCAATTCGTGCTGTATACATAGTTTTTCGGAAAAGATTCATCTCATCTTTTGTTAATCCCTTTACTTGATAGAAAGCTTCTTTTTCGGGGCTCACACGCTCTAAAGAAGGGTGAGTAGTATTTGGATTCTTGATTTTCTCTTTTTGATAAAGAAAAGCGCCCAAAATAAAAGTTAAGGCAAGCGAAGTGAAAAAATCAAATCCAAAACCGAAAAAGAGCACGATTAATGCTATCAGACAAATGACATTCGTAATGGTAAAGTAGAGTACATTTTTAATAGATGCCAACATCTCTGTTCCTCCTAATAAAACTTATATTTATCTATCTTTATTTTAACATATTGGGAACTAAGGCCATCAGTCAAAAGGATGATTTTACTAAGATAATGACGAAAGAGATGATTACAGGTTGTATTCCTGTTATTAATTACGGTATCATGAGAATAAAGACTTTGAAAAGGGAGTTGCTAGTATGGAGTTTGAAGAAAAAACACTTAGCAAAGAAGTTATTTTTGATGGTGTCTTAGTACATTTAGAACGCCTGGAAGTTTCTTTACCAAACGGTGGGACATCTGTTCGTGAAATTATTCGTCATCCAGGTGCTGTTGCAATGATTCCCTTTACGAAAGATGGGAAAATGGTTTTAGTTCGCCAGTTTCGCAAACCCCTCGATCGAACCGTCGTAGAGATTCCAGCTGGTAAATTAGAAGCAACAGATGAAGACCCTCTAGAAGCTGCCAAACGCGAATTAGAAGAGGAAACCCATTACCAAGCAGCTAAATGGGAAGCAATTGTTACTATGTATCCGACACCGGCTTATTTGGATGAAAAATTTACCATTTACTTAGCAGAAGAGTTATCGCTTGTAGAAAATCCTTTGCCACAAGACGAAGATGAATTTGTAGAAGTATTAGAATGTACTTATGAAGAAGCATTAGCCTTGCAAGCTTCTGGAGAAATTTGTGATGCCAAAACTCTCTACGCACTCTTGTATTGGCAATTAAGAATGAAAGAACAGGGATAAAAATAGATGAAAAAGAAAAATAACGAAGCAGGTTTGAAGCGAAAAAAACAGCGAAAAGGAAGCGTCAATACAGGTAAAACGATTGAAACAGGACAGCGCCTTTTAGAAAAAGAACAAGGAAGAAAGCTAGATACCTTTTATAATTGGGCTATTATCACCGTTATAATCGCTATTGTTTTGGTATTTGTATTGGCTTTTGTAATTTAGTAAGGGAAGAGGAAGTTAGATGATTGGTATTATTGGAGCAATGGAAGAAGAAACGCGGGTTTTATTAGCACAAATGGAAAATCAAAAAAAAGAAAAGATTCATCATTTATCTTATATAAGTGGTGAAATAGCGGGGAAACCTGTCGTCCTGACGCAATCAGGTATCGGCAAAGTAAATTCAGCTTTAGCAACAGCTTTTATGATTGATTGTTACCAACCGGAGCTCGTTATTAATACCGGGTCTGCTGGGGGCTTACAACCGGGCTTAAAAGTTGGAGATGTTTTAGTAGCTGATGAACTAAGTTACCATGATGTTGATGCAACCGCCTTTGGCTACGCTAAGGGTCAGGTGCCGCAAATGCCAGTTAGCTATCAAAGTGACAGCCTGGCAGTGAAAACGTTTATGGCAGCTGCGGAATTGCTCGGTCTAAGTCCTCACAAAGGTTTAATCGTATCCAGTGATTCGTTTGTGGCAAGTAAAAGAGAAGTTGAACGAATTCTTAAAGAGTTTCCCCAAGCAGGTGCAACTGAAATGGAAGGTGCTTCAATTGCGCAAGCGGCTTATTTACTAGAAGTTCCCTTTGTTGTTATTCGCTCTATTTCAGATAGTGCTGATGAAGAAGCATCTATCTCTTTTGATGAATTTATTATTAAGGCTGGTAAAAAATCAGCAGAATTAGTAATCAGTTTTATCAAAAATTACAAATAATAAGAGCTTCGGGGATTTAGTTTCCCGAAGCTTTTTTAAATACGAAAAAAGCAGAACCCGAAGGTTCTGCTTGAGATACTTATTAGCCTAATTTGTTGTAGTATTCAACGATGAATGACTCATCTACATCAGCAGTCAGTTCGTCACGAACTGGCAAGCGATTTAGAGAACCTTCAAGTTTTTCAGCATCAAAAGTAATGAAGTCTGGACGACCAAACAATGATTCAACTGCACTGCGGATAATAACTAAATCTTTAGATTTATCGCGAACAGAAATTGTTTGTCCAACTGAGACTTGGTAAGATGGAATATCAACACGTTTGCCGTCAACTTTGATATGACCGTGGTTTACCAATTGACGTGCTTGACGACGTGTAGTAGCTAAACCCAGACGGTAAACAACGTTGTCTAAACGACGTTCTAGAAGGATCATAAAGTTTTCACCTTGTTTACCTTCTTTGATTTTACCTGCTTTATTGAATGTTGTAACGAATTGACGTTCGTTTAAACCATACATCAAGCGTAGTTTTTGTTTTTCTTGTAGTTGTAGACCATATTCAGACATTTTTCTGCGGCTGTTTGGGCCGTGTTGTCCTGGAGCATATGGACGACGTTCAATTTCTTTCCCAGTACCTGTTAAAGAAATTCCTAAACGACGTGATTTTTTCCAACTTGGACCTGTATAACGTGACATAATTTTATTCCTCCAATAATAGTTTTGGAGTAAAATAATAATGAAAATAGAATAGGTACGTGCATTTCATCCTTCAATCTTCACCTTATGCAGCCGACAGGGTACACAATTGAACCTCGAAAGGCGATAAAATGTTGACGCGGAAACTCTATTTTCGCTGCATTATTTTACACATTCACCATCATACCATCATTCAATACTTTTTGCAAATCGTTATCTAAAAAGAAACACGCTTATTCCTTTAGCGGTCACTTTTTTTATAAAAAAAACTATGCTATACTAAACGATGACACTATGGTCGTTTTGTTAAAGTGAAGTCATAACAAAAATAGACTAGATGGAGGATTCTTAAATGGACTTATTTTACTGGTTAGCAGGAATATTAGTAGTCGCTTTAGTTGGCTATGCTATTGTCTACTATCTAAATCGCAAACAAGCAAATCGTATCAAAGAAACACAGAAAAAAAAGCATAAGATGATGACAATTCCCGTTGCGGATAATCTATATACTTTAAAGAACCTTAATTTAACGGGACAGACAAGACGTACTTACGAAAGTTGGCAGGCAACTTGGCAGACAATCACACGTTTTCAATATCCTGAAATTGAAGCCACACTTAGTAAAGCAGAAGACAATATTCAACAATTTAAATTTATAAAAGCAAAACAAGCCATTGACCATACGAACAAGCTAATTGAAGAGACGGAAACAAGTGTTTTAAAAGTTAATCGCGCACTTGAAGAACTTCTAGAAAGCGCTCAAGAAAATCGCAAAGAGCTGGAAGAAAGCAAAGAACGTTATAATAAAATACGCAAGCAACTACTCGCACATAGTTTTACATTTGGGCCTGCTGTTGAAACACTCGAGAAGAACTTAAACTATATGGAACTCGATTTCACCAAGTTTAATTCTTTAACAAACGAAGGCGATCATATGGAAGCAAAAGAAATTCTTGATCGTATCAATGAAGATTTAACAGTTCTTGAGGAAGTTGTGACCGAAATACCAGAATTAAACAATCAAATTAACGAAGAGTATCAAGAGCAACTCGAAGACTTACGTGATGGCTATGATCGTTTAATTGCCGATAAATATGTTTTTGATCATGTGAATGTTCCAGAAAAATTTAATGAAATTGAAATGGTTCTTAAAGAAGCAAAAAAAGCACTAGCTCAAGCTGATGTAAGTGGTGCACGGAAAAAAATGGATAAAACGGAACAAATTATTGATGAAACTTATACAGTTATGGAGAATGAGATGGAGGCCAAAGAGTTTGTTGATCGCCATCAAGCGAACCTTTCTCGTAAAATGGATCATGTCATGCAAAGTAACCGCTATGTGCTACTTGAAATCGATCGTGTTTCTCAAAACTTCTTCTTAAACAACAATGAATTAAGTCGTGCGCAAGAGTATGAAGAACAGTTACTTGCAGAAAATGAAGTGCTCCGATACCATGATAAAATGGTGAGTGAACATCAAATCTCATATACCGCAACAAAAGCTTATTATGAAAAAGTTTCTCAAAAATTAGCACAAATTGATAAAGAACAATCCGATTTTGTCTCTAAGCTAAGTAATTTACGTAATCGTGAAAAACAAGCAAAAAGTGCTGTCGATACTTTTGAAATGAATATGCGCAACATGAAACGGACTTTAGAAAAGCAGCATTTACCAGGACTTTCTCCTATGTACTTA from Jeotgalibaca dankookensis harbors:
- a CDS encoding toxic anion resistance protein; this translates as MDNEQKDVNQELEDLLANPFTDPFANTDQLETEKNKLMNTKTVDPLISRLPEESQRQARALAAQIDEKNMSAIISYGAAAQKKLGDFSHSMLDHVQNQDIGELGDSLNELMFKLNEASPADLQAEDKNIFRKMFGKVRQSVYEITAKYQQIGAQIDKIAIKLEHEKNGLLNDNIILEQLYKKNEDYFHALNIYIAAGEVKRQELQETIIPQAIEQAEKTSSQMDVQTVNDLNQFLDRLEKRTHDLLLTRQMTIQQAPQIRLIQNTNQALAEKIQASIHTAIPLWKNQVAIAMTLLRQKDAVTAQRQVSQTTNDLMLKNSEMLKISAIETAQENERGIIDIETLEKTQQDLIETLQETLRIQKEGRSKRLDAEKELSSMENQLREQLLNLQKEENERLT
- a CDS encoding cold-shock protein, with product MEQGKVKWFNAEKGFGFIEVDGGEDVFVHFSAIQDEGFKTLEEGQDVQFDIVEGDRGPQAANVTKL
- a CDS encoding NUDIX domain-containing protein produces the protein MEFEEKTLSKEVIFDGVLVHLERLEVSLPNGGTSVREIIRHPGAVAMIPFTKDGKMVLVRQFRKPLDRTVVEIPAGKLEATDEDPLEAAKRELEEETHYQAAKWEAIVTMYPTPAYLDEKFTIYLAEELSLVENPLPQDEDEFVEVLECTYEEALALQASGEICDAKTLYALLYWQLRMKEQG
- the rpsD gene encoding 30S ribosomal protein S4 encodes the protein MSRYTGPSWKKSRRLGISLTGTGKEIERRPYAPGQHGPNSRRKMSEYGLQLQEKQKLRLMYGLNERQFVTTFNKAGKIKEGKQGENFMILLERRLDNVVYRLGLATTRRQARQLVNHGHIKVDGKRVDIPSYQVSVGQTISVRDKSKDLVIIRSAVESLFGRPDFITFDAEKLEGSLNRLPVRDELTADVDESFIVEYYNKLG
- a CDS encoding septation ring formation regulator EzrA, whose translation is MDLFYWLAGILVVALVGYAIVYYLNRKQANRIKETQKKKHKMMTIPVADNLYTLKNLNLTGQTRRTYESWQATWQTITRFQYPEIEATLSKAEDNIQQFKFIKAKQAIDHTNKLIEETETSVLKVNRALEELLESAQENRKELEESKERYNKIRKQLLAHSFTFGPAVETLEKNLNYMELDFTKFNSLTNEGDHMEAKEILDRINEDLTVLEEVVTEIPELNNQINEEYQEQLEDLRDGYDRLIADKYVFDHVNVPEKFNEIEMVLKEAKKALAQADVSGARKKMDKTEQIIDETYTVMENEMEAKEFVDRHQANLSRKMDHVMQSNRYVLLEIDRVSQNFFLNNNELSRAQEYEEQLLAENEVLRYHDKMVSEHQISYTATKAYYEKVSQKLAQIDKEQSDFVSKLSNLRNREKQAKSAVDTFEMNMRNMKRTLEKQHLPGLSPMYLDLFFSVSNRIEELSSKLNRLKIDIEEIEKLTTMCKEDIEMLEKRTEEILDYANMTEYLIQYANRYRQEYPDIERATSEAMQLFQVSYDYEGAMSIMKQALDKIESGAFEKVEKSYREDKKRQS
- a CDS encoding 5'-methylthioadenosine/adenosylhomocysteine nucleosidase — encoded protein: MIGIIGAMEEETRVLLAQMENQKKEKIHHLSYISGEIAGKPVVLTQSGIGKVNSALATAFMIDCYQPELVINTGSAGGLQPGLKVGDVLVADELSYHDVDATAFGYAKGQVPQMPVSYQSDSLAVKTFMAAAELLGLSPHKGLIVSSDSFVASKREVERILKEFPQAGATEMEGASIAQAAYLLEVPFVVIRSISDSADEEASISFDEFIIKAGKKSAELVISFIKNYK
- a CDS encoding 5-bromo-4-chloroindolyl phosphate hydrolysis family protein — protein: MLASIKNVLYFTITNVICLIALIVLFFGFGFDFFTSLALTFILGAFLYQKEKIKNPNTTHPSLERVSPEKEAFYQVKGLTKDEMNLFRKTMYTARIDIYEIEKNIKKNTKLLAITSRNHTMPVLKDFFRHIVEQPNRLHDVNTFLYTQLPNLKELTSHYIEIDSHLSKTKETYQILAKSAEAIDALCQQIESSYRDFMANDLNRAEIEIELANYGRESDNNTQVVKEPSETEL
- a CDS encoding GlsB/YeaQ/YmgE family stress response membrane protein, coding for MSLIWSLIVGGVLGAIAGSIMGRDIPGGIIGNIIAGFIGSWIGTSLLGEWGFEIGGFYIIPALIGALVLIFIVSFFLSRTKR